Proteins from a genomic interval of Phaseolus vulgaris cultivar G19833 unplaced genomic scaffold, P. vulgaris v2.0 scaffold_15, whole genome shotgun sequence:
- the LOC137817058 gene encoding F-box protein At2g35280-like: protein MTALRLVKKTSCNKRQRDKSNESTYLIPMESLPRDNKRQLTDNNESTLIPIKSILQDLLVNVVARVSSESYIDHHNMKVCCRDFFHASKNNYMWQQVSLEKFPLIPWLHKEDASMFDSFMQSCKGGGNIEALSRVGLRELKSFVGNVENGIKYLKMAAEKGHLEAKYAYALILLCSYDDDFRKQGVEYLEFLRNAKCVVNCRNKVITLLGRLWRRPHGTLKRNPTPLCCNKLCKGWNLKKGTWQLVDNEDDDDTIENSCENCRWDVELDFVYNVLF, encoded by the coding sequence ATGACTGCTTTAAGATTGGTGAAGAAGACATCGTGCAACAAGAGACAACGCGACAAAAGTAATGAGTCTACTTATTTGATTCCAATGGAATCACTTCCAAGAGACAACAAAAGGCAACTAACTGACAACAATGAGTCTACTTTGATTCCAATAAAATCAATTCTCCAAGACTTGTTGGTCAATGTGGTTGCAAGGGTAAGCTCTGAATCTTACATTGATCATCACAACATGAAAGTATGTTGCAGAGATTTTTTTCATGCTTCTAAAAACAACTACATGTGGCAACAAGTTTCTTTGGAAAAGTTCCCGTTAATTCCATGGTTACATAAAGAAGATGCATCAATGTTTGATTCTTTTATGCAAAGTTGTAAGGGAGGTGGAAATATTGAAGCTTTGTCCAGAGTGGGATTGCGAGAACTGAAGAGTTTTGTAGGAAATGTAGAGAATGGCATCAAATACTTGAAGATGGCTGCTGAAAAGGGTCACCTGGAAGCAAAATATGCATATGCTTTGATTTTATTATGCTCCTACGACGATGATTTCAGAAAACAAGGAGTTGAGTATTTGGAATTTTTGAGGAATGCCAAGTGTGTTGTAAATTGTAGAAATAAGGTAATAACATTATTGGGGAGACTATGGAGAAGACCTCATGGAACTCTAAAGCGTAATCCAACTCCTTTATGTTGCAATAAGCTATGCAAAGGTTGGAATCTAAAAAAAGGTACTTGGCAATTGGTGGAcaatgaagatgatgatgatactattgaaaACTCATGTGAAAATTGTAGGTGGGATGTTGAACTAGATTTTgtttataatgttttattttag
- the LOC137817091 gene encoding scarecrow-like protein 30 → MLSTNSLLQNFGGSISVFSDQNQVAEGIEFDDSSSPSSGTSSSGESTKYSNNILRYISDILMDEEDDLESKPCMLEECLRLQAAEKSFLDVLVHRSSSFSGEIVDPDENFGRTASFESNGSCTTENSCDSDLVNGVGEFDSSFLLQQTHLVYSPDVVDAFRARDGTWNLVQSHTKPVMVEEGCSGSASREKRSHQNDDGFHEQEGRRGSKVSAVFSDELEPPEILDELLLCQIGRSGSGSEPSQGVDLRGSNGKATRTRPKKGSTKAGTAAVDLWTLLTQCAQAVASFDQRNANELLSQIRQHSSPYGDGLQRLAHYFANGLQIRLAAGTPSYVPLEVATAADMLKAYKLFVTSSPLQRMSNYLATKTIISLVKNESSVHIIDFGICYGFQWPCLLKRLSERQGGPPRLRITGIDLPRPGFRPAERVEETGRRLENYCKKFNVPFEYNCLAQKWETIKLADLKLDANEVTVVSCFNRLKNLPDETVAVNCPRDAVLKLIRKINPNIFIHGVVNGSYSAPFFLTRFREALYHFSSLFDMFEVNVPREDSQRVMFEKGLLGRDAMNVIACEGAERVERPETYKQWQVRNLRAGFKQVPLDPELVNYAKQMVKNEYHKDFVVAEDGKWILQGWKGRILNAISAWAPA, encoded by the coding sequence ATGCTTTCCACCAACTCTCTCCTGCAAAATTTTGGAGGTTCTATCTCGGTGTTTTCAGATCAGAACCAAGTGGCGGAGGGGATTGAGTTTGATGAttcatcttctccttcttctgGTACAAGCTCAAGTGGAGAATCGACCAAGTACTCTAACAACATCCTTAGATACATAAGCGACATCCTCATGGATGAGGAAGACGACCTGGAGAGCAAACCCTGCATGTTGGAGGAATGTTTGAGACTCCAGGCTGCTGAAAAATCCTTCCTTGATGTCCTTGTCCATCGCAGTTCTTCTTTCAGTGGTGAAATCGTAGACCCTGATGAAAATTTTGGTCGCACTGCTAGTTTTGAGAGCAATGGCAGCTGCACTACTGAGAATTCATGTGACTCTGACTTGGTCAACGGTGTGGGTGAATTTGACTCTTCTTTTCTATTACAGCAAACCCATCTAGTTTATTCCCCAGATGTAGTTGATGCATTTAGGGCTCGTGATGGAACCTGGAATCTCGTTCAGTCTCATACAAAGCCGGTGATGGTGGAAGAGGGTTGTTCAGGTTCAGCATCCAGAGAAAAGAGAAGCCATCAGAATGATGATGGTTTTCATGAACAAGAAGGAAGAAGAGGCAGCAAGGTTTCAGCTGTGTTTTCTGATGAGTTAGAGCCGCCAGAGATCTTAGATGAGCTGTTGCTTTGTCAAATTGGAAGAAGTGGATCTGGTTCTGAACCATCACAAGGTGTTGATTTAAGAGGGTCCAATGGAAAGGCAACACGCACACGTCCAAAGAAAGGGTCCACCAAAGCAGGTACAGCAGCTGTTGACTTATGGACCCTTCTAACTCAATGTGCACAGGCAGTGGCAAGCTTTGACCAAAGGAATGCAAATGAGTTACTCAGCCAGATTAGGCAACACTCTTCACCTTATGGGGATGGACTCCAGCGTTTGGCTCATTACTTTGCCAATGGCCTTCAGATAAGGTTGGCTGCTGGGACGCCATCATATGTGCCACTGGAAGTGGCAACTGCTGCTGATATGTTGAAAGCTTACAAATTATTTGTTACATCCTCTCCTTTGCAAAGGATGTCAAATTATTTGGCAACCAAGACCATCATTAGTCTTGTGAAAAATGAGAGCAGCGTTCATATTATTGACTTTGGCATTTGCTATGGTTTTCAGTGGCCCTGCCTCCTCAAAAGGCTCTCAGAAAGACAGGGTGGTCCTCCAAGGCTTCGTATAACAGGAATTGATCTTCCTCGGCCAGGATTTCGGCCTGCTGAAAGGGTTGAGGAGACAGGGCGGCGTTTGGAAAACTACTGCAAGAAGTTCAATGTCCCTTTTGAGTACAATTGCCTTGCACAGAAATGGGAAACTATAAAACTTGCAGATCTCAAGCTAGACGCGAATGAAGTGACTGTTGTTAGCTGTTTCAACCGGCTGAAGAACCTGCCAGATGAAACTGTGGCAGTGAACTGTCCAAGAGATGCAGTGTTGAAGTTGATTAGGAAGATCAATCCAAACatcttcatccatggggtggTCAATGGCTCTTATAGTGCACCTTTTTTCCTGACACGGTTCAGGGAAGCGCTGTACCACTTCTCATCACTGTTTGATATGTTTGAGGTTAATGTACCTCGTGAAGACTCGCAAAGAGTGATGTTTGAGAAAGGGTTGCTTGGAAGAGATGCCATGAATGTTATAGCGTGTGAGGGGGCTGAGAGAGTTGAGAGACCGGAGACCTACAAGCAGTGGCAGGTTAGGAACCTGAGAGCTGGGTTTAAACAAGTTCCTTTGGATCCTGAGTTGGTGAATTATGCTAAACAAATGGTGAAGAACGAATATCACAAAGATTTTGTAGTGGCTGAGGATGGCAAGTGGATTTTGCAGGGGTGGAAAGGGCGAATTCTGAATGCCATTTCTGCATGGGCTCCTGCTTGA
- the LOC137817089 gene encoding scarecrow-like protein 14, whose protein sequence is MDPNTVMSGYDFDEWDLNGHYTDLVTDPFSFQSDVGPPGFFPNTILDSDPLVSSSSASAAVAATVEEDTDFSETFKFISQILMEENFEQKPCMCYDPLTLQHTEKSFYDALELEPPLPLSPNQHPLESPDGNSSNSTTDSANSHDFKPSSPNTPVSGGGDALHSSTHAPSFFVPPSALTKINEGTLDLDSSVSKLLAENIFSDAESMLQFRRGLEEASKFLPQRAQLFTGFESTTVSAEPKVGGDLTVKRENLIGEKSRKNHARQDEEEGRSNKHSEVCVDEENEISEIFDKVLLSVENVPLCVEKNVSVAVGDSNAKLRDQPVDGGKVRSKRQGKKKETVDLRTLLVLCAQAVSASNNRTANELLKQIRQHSSALGDASQRLAHYVANALEARLVGAGTGTQIFYMSHKKFTTTDYLKAYQVFISACPFKKFAHFFANKMIIKTAEKAETLHIIDFGILYGFQWPILIKFLSSRVGGPPKLRITGIEYPQPGFRPSDRIEETGRRLAKYCKRFNVPFEYKAIPSRNWETIQIEDLKIESNEVLAVNCLVRFKNLLDESIEVSSPKNAVLNLIRKMNPHIFVDAVVNGSYNAPFFVTRFKEALFHYSSIYDMFDTLISRENEWRLMLEREFFGREIMNVVACEALERVERPETYKQWQVRNTRAGFRQLPLDKELMAKFRGKLREWYHKDFVFDEDGGWMLQGWKGRILYASSCWVPA, encoded by the coding sequence ATGGATCCAAACACCGTCATGAGCGGCTACGACTTTGATGAGTGGGATCTCAATGGACACTACACCGACCTCGTCACTGATCCTTTTTCCTTTCAGTCCGATGTGGGCCCACCTGGGTTTTTTCCGAACACAATCCTAGACTCCGACCCGCTTGTTTCATCCTCCTCCGCCTCCGCCGCTGTGGCGGCTACGGTTGAGGAAGACACTGACTTTTCAGAAACCTTCAAGTTCATAAGTCAAATTCTCATGGAAGAGAACTTTGAACAGAAACCGTGCATGTGCTATGACCCTTTGACTCTGCAACACACCGAGAAATCCTTCTATGATGCTTTGGAATTGGAACCGCCACTGCCTCTTTCCCCGAATCAGCACCCGCTTGAGAGCCCCGATGGTAATTCTTCCAATTCCACTACTGATTCAGCCAATTCTCACGACTTTAAGCCTTCTTCGCCCAATACACCTGTTTCTGGCGGTGGCGATGCTTTGCATTCCTCTACCCACGCGCCCTCTTTCTTTGTTCCTCCGTCTGCTTTGACTAAAATCAACGAGGGAACcctggatttggattcttctgTGAGCAAGCTCTTGGCTGAAAATATTTTCAGCGATGCAGAATCTATGTTGCAGTTTAGGAGAGGGTTGGAGGAGGCTAGTAAGTTTCTTCCTCAGAGAGCTCAGCTTTTCACTGGGTTCGAGAGCACCACGGTTTCTGCGGAACCAAAGGTAGGAGGGGACTTAACTGTGAAGCGGGAGAATTTAATTGGGGAGAAGAGTAGAAAGAATCACGCGCGccaagatgaagaagaaggaaGAAGCAACAAACACTCCGAGGTTTGTGTTGATGAGGAGAATGAAATATCTGAAATATTTGATAAGGTGTTGCTTAGTGTTGAAAATGTTCCACTGTGTGTTGAGAAGAATGTATCTGTGGCAGTGGGAGATAGTAACGCAAAGCTGAGAGATCAACCGGTTGATGGAGGGAAGGTTCGTTCCAAGAGGCAAGGGAAGAAGAAGGAAACAGTGGATTTGAGGACCCTTTTGGTTCTGTGTGCGCAAGCTGTGTCTGCCAGTAACAACAGGACTGCTAATGAACTATTGAAGCAGATTAGGCAGCATTCTTCTGCCTTGGGTGATGCCTCACAAAGGTTGGCTCATTATGTGGCCAATGCTTTGGAGGCTCGCTTGGTTGGTGCTGGAACTGGCACACAGATATTTTATATGAGCCACAAGAAATTCACTACTACTGATTACCTGAAAGCTTACCAAGTTTTCATATCTGCCTGCCCTTTCAAGAAATTTGCACATTTCTTTGCAAATAAAATGATTATTAAAACAGCAGAAAAGGCAGAAACTCTTCATATTATTGACTTTGGTATCTTGTATGGTTTTCAGTGGCCAATTCTTATCAAGTTTTTATCAAGTAGAGTTGGAGGGCCTCCCAAGCTGCGCATCACAGGAATAGAGTATCCCCAACCCGGCTTTCGCCCATCTGACAGAATCGAGGAGACTGGTCGTCGTctagctaagtattgcaagcgATTCAATGTTCCCTTTGAGTACAAGGCGATACCATCTAGAAACTGGGAAACCATTCAAATTGAAGACCTTAAGATTGAGAGCAACGAGGTGCTTGCTGTGAACTGTCTGGTGAGGTTTAAGAATTTGCTTGATGAATCAATTGAAGTGAGCAGTCCCAAAAATGCTGTTCTGAATTTAATCAGGAAGATGAATCCGCATATTTTTGTTGACGCCGTGGTAAATGGATCTTATAATGCCCCTTTCTTTGTCACGCGCTTCAAGGAGGCACTGTTCCATTATTCTTCAATTTATGATATGTTTGATACTCTCATATCCCGTGAAAATGAATGGAGGTTGATGCTTGAGAGAGAATTTTTTGGTCGGGAGATCATGAATGTTGTAGCATGTGAAGCTCTTGAGAGGGTTGAGAGGCCAGAGACATACAAACAATGGCAGGTTAGGAATACTAGAGCTGGTTTTAGGCAGCTCCCACTGGACAAGGAGTTAATGGCCAAATTTAGAGGCAAGTTAAGGGAATGGTACCACAAGGATTTTGTCTTTGATGAAGACGGCGGCTGGATGCTTCAAGGTTGGAAGGGTCGCATTTTGTATGCTTCAAGTTGTTGGGTGCCAGCATAA
- the LOC137817046 gene encoding uncharacterized protein, with amino-acid sequence MARRELSSTLKNLKFMQRAAVREEKTKREEEIKPDVSIGTTSTAVTRKCVVIMEGDPHPGALKGRMSFQSFNPSVDKLNEEEARLHQPATETTVSRNQNASVSVRDNNFSVESPECVKIDKRNMEVNGHVKRKQSEVVSETQYPNKSPKNDHDDKQSLPSSSLGTFKRPSGDKLDWNVLRPSSVNRSR; translated from the exons ATGGCGAGGCGAGAGCTTTCGAGCACGTTGAAGAACCTGAAG TTCATGCAAAGGGCGGCTGTGAGGGAGGAGAAAACCAAGAGAGAAGAAGAGATCAAACCTGATGTCAGTATTGGTACTACTTCTACTGCAGTCACTCGAAAGTG TGTTGTTATAATGGAAGGTGATCCCCATCCTGGAGCACTTAAAGGTCGAATGTCATTTCAAAGTTTTAATCCTTCTGTTGAT aaattaaacgAGGAAGAAGCAAGATTACATCAGCCAGCAACTGAAACTACGGTGTCTAGAAATCAAAATGCGAGTGTCTCTGTCAG AGACAATAATTTTTCAGTAGAAAGTCCAGAATGTGTCAAGATTGACAAAAGGAACATGGAGGTTAACGGCCATGTTAAAAGGAAACAATCTGAAGTAGTTAGTGAAACACAATATCCTAACAAATCTCCAAAGAATGATCATGATGATAAGCAATCATTGCCAAGCTCTAGTTTGGGCACTTTTAAAAGACCAAGTGGAGATAAGCTGGACTGGAATGTTCTTAGACCATCAAGTGTCAATCGAAGTAGATGA